A window of the Cynocephalus volans isolate mCynVol1 chromosome 10, mCynVol1.pri, whole genome shotgun sequence genome harbors these coding sequences:
- the KCNG4 gene encoding potassium voltage-gated channel subfamily G member 4, whose product MPMPSRDRGLHPGHRDYGSCIPLSQLWPGPMEMRPIKGLYYRRVRKVGALDASPVADLKKEILVNVGGRRYLLPWSTLDQFPLSRLSKLRLCRSYEEITQLCDDYDEDSQEFFFDRSPSAFGVIVSFLAAGKLALLQETCALSFREELTYWGIEEAHLERCCLRTLLSRLEELAELRRDEALQRQREACGPTAHTSRWGLCMDQLRQMVENPQSGLPGKVFACLSILFVATTAVSLCVSTMPDLRAEEDKGECSQRCYYIFIVETICVAWFSLEFCLRFVQARNKCQFFQGPLNIIDILAISPYYVSLAVSEEPQEAGERPSGSSYLEKVGLVLRVLRALRILYVMRLARHSLGLQTLGLTVRRCTREFGLLLLFLGVAVTLFSPLVYVAENESGRVLEFTSIPASYWWAIISMTTVGYGDMVPRSVPGQMVALSSILSGILIMAFPATSIFHTFSHSYLELKKEQELMQVRLRRLQNATTASEHELLNDAHDLILEGPALPIPYI is encoded by the exons ATGCCCATGCCCTCCAGAGACAGGGGCCTGCACCCAGGCCACCGTGACTATGGCTCCTGCATCCCTTTGAGTCAGCTCTGGCCAGGCCCCATGGAGATGCGGCCCATCAAGGGCCTTTACTACCGCCGGGTCCGGAAGGTGGGTGCCCTGGATGCCTCCCCGGTGGCCGACCTGAAGAAGGAGATTCTGGTCAACGTCGGGGGCAGGAGGTACCTCCTGCCCTGGAGCACGCTGGACCAGTTCCCGCTGAGCCGCCTGAGCAAGCTTAGGCTCTGCCGGAGCTACGAGGAGATCACGCAGCTCTGCGACGACTATGACGAGGACAGCCAGGAGTTCTTCTTCGACAGGAGCCCCAGTGCCTTCGGGGTGATCGTGAGCTTCCTGGCAGCCGGGAAGCTGGCGCTGCTGCAGGAGACGTGTGCGCTGTCCTTCCGGGAGGAGCTGACCTACTGGGGCATCGAAGAGGCCCACCTGGAGAGGTGCTGCCTGCGCACGCTGCTGAGCAGGCTGGAGGAGCTGGCCGAGCTGCGCCGGGACGAGGCACTGCAGCGACAGCGGGAGGCCTGTGGCCCCACCGCGCACACCTCGCGCTGGGGGCTCTGCATGGACCAGCTGCGCCAGATGGTGGAAAACCCGCAGTCGGGGCTGCCGGGCAAGGTCTTCGCTTGTCTCTCCATCCTCTTCGTGGCCACCACAGCGGTCAGCCTGTGCGTCAGCACCATGCCCGACCTCAGGGCCGAGGAGGACAAG GGTGAATGCTCTCAACGGTGCTACTATATTTTCATCGTGGAGACCATCTGTGTGGCCTGGTTCTCCCTGGAGTTCTGCCTGCGGTTTGTCCAGGCCCGGAACAAGTGCCAGTTCTTCCAGGGGCCCCTGAACATCATCGACATCCTGGCCATCTCCCCGTACTATGTGTCACTCGCAGTGTCCGAGGAGCCGCAGGAGGCTGGCGAGAGGCCGAGCGGGAGCTCCTACCTGGAGAAGGTGGGGCTGGTGCTGCGCGTGCTGCGGGCACTGCGCATCCTCTATGTCATGCGCCTGGCGCGCCACTCGCTGGGGCTGCAGACGTTGGGCCTCACCGTGCGCCGCTGCACACGCGAGTTCggcctgctcctcctcttccttggaGTGGCTGtcaccctcttctcccctttggTCTATGTGGCTGAGAATGAGTCCGGGCGGGTCCTGGAATTCACCAGCATCCCAGCCTCCTACTGGTGGGCCATCATCTCCATGACCACAGTAGGCTATGGGGACATGGTCCCCCGCAGTGTGCCGGGCCAGATGGTGGCTCTCAGCAGCATCCTGAGCGGGATCCTCATCATGGCCTTCCCGGCCACGTCCATCTTCCACACCTTCTCTCACTCGTACCTGGAACTCAAGAAGGAGCAGGAGCTTATGCAGGTCCGCCTCCGCCGCCTCCAGAATGCCACCACGGCCAGCGAGCATGAGCTCCTGAACGATGCTCACGACCTGATCCTGGAGGGCCCAGCCTTGCCCATACCGTACATTTAA